In the genome of Candidatus Thermoplasmatota archaeon, one region contains:
- a CDS encoding MaoC family dehydratase, which translates to MAGRHFEDFEVGMVIQHETGRTITEADNVLFCALTMNNQPLHLDETYAKGTPFGQRVVNGLLTLSLSVGLSVNDLTAGTLVANLGYYDVEHTKPVFHGDTIRVRSDVVAKRPTSKPDRGLVEIRHVVTNQRGEEVLTYKRRALVRTREASKG; encoded by the coding sequence ATGGCCGGCAGGCACTTCGAGGACTTCGAGGTCGGCATGGTGATCCAGCACGAGACGGGCCGCACCATCACCGAAGCGGACAACGTCCTCTTCTGCGCGCTCACCATGAACAACCAGCCGCTCCACCTGGACGAGACGTACGCGAAGGGCACGCCCTTCGGCCAGCGCGTCGTGAACGGCCTCCTCACGCTGAGCCTCAGCGTCGGCCTGAGCGTCAACGACCTCACCGCCGGGACGCTCGTCGCGAACCTCGGCTACTACGACGTCGAGCACACGAAGCCGGTGTTCCACGGCGACACGATCCGCGTCCGCAGCGACGTCGTCGCGAAGCGGCCCACCTCGAAGCCGGATCGCGGCCTCGTGGAGATCCGCCACGTGGTCACCAACCAGCGCGGGGAGGAAGTCCTCACCTACAAGCGTCGCGCGCTCGTCCGCACGCGCGAGGCGTCGAAGGGATGA
- a CDS encoding helicase C-terminal domain-containing protein, with product MTFWSAVAADGSPLAPRVYSTGLTQDEAVRRILAAFRKARARGESADVFFRAGTGSGKSLVALNVAARSGRAIVSIPTVNLQTQYTDDYAGGRIRVMKPDGRPLRLESVKGRARYPCPLEGGTAAEPHVCNSGGGKKESRWRRACKCPHWSPVMPFASFEALSRIRPQDVGKLEGYDDHQVAFLGKLEDATASWNGHEERFVHLGRRGCPYFDAHAGFADADVVVLNNRKWEIETDLGRKPRVDVEIFDECDHFLDGLFETQTLSIDALRLIFGRIEHPAKLLTLPEHVLRDPAVLEGYDAAAENLPDELREGFNALRSLTRRLETFRKPEDFEDAKTWKALESVPALLKALPKLARERMHTEFQGRPWATVHVESTLDLGTLTDQDENLVAKVNAFVEAKDGIVLAYDRDGVHFAYSTFAGPLRKLLEKSAPLRLWMSATLPDREILEKVYGFKDPVIIEGEPRLQGKLIVAKPPEDPPRITFKTWGEDETRKRFARLLEAIVARVPKSERMVTIVHGQQRLVDVADASPTAAWMVREIAEDAERHEERLKRFMEGEGHHLVSTRIARGVDFRGDLCRHILLLKDPIPNVNDRRFQVLRKKWSEPLFWAFVQDVADRQLVQMVGRGLRAGDDWARLWVLDAAILQRLDRVLANRAHVVKE from the coding sequence TTGACCTTCTGGAGCGCCGTCGCCGCCGACGGGTCGCCCCTGGCGCCGCGCGTCTACAGCACGGGCCTCACGCAGGACGAGGCCGTGCGCCGCATCCTCGCCGCGTTCCGGAAGGCCCGCGCGCGGGGCGAGAGCGCCGATGTCTTCTTCCGCGCCGGCACCGGTTCGGGCAAGAGCCTCGTCGCGCTGAACGTCGCGGCGCGGAGCGGGCGGGCCATCGTGAGCATCCCGACCGTGAACCTCCAGACGCAGTACACCGACGATTACGCGGGCGGCCGCATCCGCGTCATGAAGCCCGACGGCCGGCCGCTGCGCCTCGAAAGCGTCAAGGGGCGCGCGCGCTACCCGTGCCCGCTCGAAGGCGGCACCGCCGCCGAGCCGCACGTCTGCAATTCGGGCGGCGGCAAGAAGGAGTCGCGCTGGCGCCGCGCGTGCAAGTGTCCGCATTGGTCGCCCGTGATGCCGTTTGCGAGCTTCGAGGCGCTTTCCCGCATCCGTCCGCAGGACGTCGGCAAGCTCGAAGGGTACGACGACCACCAGGTCGCCTTCCTCGGGAAGCTCGAGGACGCCACGGCGTCATGGAACGGACACGAGGAGCGCTTCGTCCACCTCGGCCGCCGGGGCTGTCCTTACTTCGACGCGCACGCGGGTTTCGCGGACGCCGACGTCGTCGTCCTGAACAATCGCAAGTGGGAGATCGAGACGGACCTCGGGCGCAAGCCCCGCGTGGACGTCGAGATCTTCGACGAGTGCGACCACTTCCTCGACGGACTGTTCGAGACGCAAACGCTCTCGATCGACGCGCTCCGGCTCATCTTCGGCCGCATCGAGCACCCCGCGAAGCTCCTGACGCTCCCCGAGCACGTGCTGCGGGACCCGGCCGTCCTCGAGGGCTACGACGCGGCGGCCGAGAACCTTCCCGACGAACTGCGCGAGGGCTTCAACGCGCTGCGCTCCCTCACGCGGCGCCTCGAGACGTTCCGCAAGCCCGAGGACTTCGAGGACGCGAAGACGTGGAAGGCGCTCGAGTCCGTCCCGGCGCTCCTCAAGGCGCTGCCGAAGCTCGCGCGCGAGCGCATGCACACCGAGTTCCAGGGCCGGCCGTGGGCGACGGTCCACGTTGAAAGCACGCTCGATCTGGGGACGCTCACGGACCAGGACGAGAACCTGGTGGCGAAGGTGAACGCCTTCGTCGAGGCCAAGGACGGCATCGTGCTAGCGTACGACCGCGACGGCGTCCACTTCGCGTACAGCACCTTCGCGGGGCCGTTGAGGAAGCTGCTCGAGAAGTCCGCTCCGCTCAGGCTCTGGATGAGCGCGACGCTGCCCGACCGCGAGATCCTCGAGAAGGTGTACGGCTTCAAGGATCCCGTGATCATCGAGGGCGAGCCCCGCCTCCAGGGCAAGCTCATCGTCGCGAAGCCGCCCGAGGACCCTCCGCGCATCACGTTCAAGACGTGGGGCGAGGACGAGACGAGGAAACGGTTCGCGCGCCTGCTCGAGGCGATCGTCGCGCGGGTGCCGAAATCGGAGCGCATGGTCACGATCGTGCACGGCCAGCAGCGTCTCGTCGACGTCGCGGACGCGAGCCCGACCGCGGCGTGGATGGTGCGCGAGATCGCGGAGGACGCGGAGCGGCACGAGGAGCGCCTGAAGCGCTTCATGGAGGGCGAAGGTCACCACCTCGTCTCGACGCGCATCGCGCGCGGCGTCGATTTCCGCGGCGACCTCTGCCGTCACATCCTCCTTCTCAAGGATCCGATCCCGAACGTGAACGACCGCCGGTTCCAGGTGCTGCGCAAGAAGTGGTCCGAGCCGCTCTTCTGGGCGTTCGTGCAGGACGTGGCGGACCGGCAGCTCGTGCAGATGGTGGGCCGCGGCCTGCGGGCGGGCGACGACTGGGCTCGGCTCTGGGTGCTCGACGCGGCGATCCTCCAGCGGCTCGACCGCGTGCTCGCGAACCGCGCGCACGTCGTGAAGGAGTGA
- a CDS encoding HAD family hydrolase — protein MRGPGLVLDLDGTLVDSVESITRAFAAAVAEGGHAPIPEALVRARIGEPLVAMFEDLLAVPEKEADALAAVYREHYAMIAPRLVKPLPGVPDLLDAWGLPMAVATTKRTDQAELVLDALGLRYRFVDVIGIDRAAGPKPHPAPVLEAALSLGLPPSRCVVIGDTKYDVLAARAAGAPSIGVLTGAGTRASLEAAGADLVVPDLRALDPSLFAKLAPR, from the coding sequence ATGCGCGGTCCCGGCCTGGTCCTGGACCTCGACGGCACGCTCGTGGACAGCGTCGAGTCCATCACCCGGGCCTTCGCGGCGGCCGTGGCGGAAGGCGGGCACGCGCCCATCCCCGAGGCCCTCGTCCGCGCGCGCATCGGCGAGCCGCTCGTCGCGATGTTCGAGGACCTCCTCGCCGTCCCCGAGAAGGAGGCGGACGCGCTCGCGGCGGTCTATCGCGAGCACTACGCGATGATCGCGCCGCGCCTCGTGAAGCCCCTTCCCGGCGTGCCGGACCTCCTCGACGCGTGGGGCCTCCCGATGGCCGTCGCGACGACGAAGCGCACCGATCAGGCGGAGCTCGTCCTCGACGCGCTCGGCCTGCGCTATCGCTTCGTGGACGTGATCGGGATCGACCGCGCCGCGGGCCCGAAACCGCATCCCGCGCCGGTGCTCGAGGCCGCGCTCTCGCTCGGCCTTCCGCCGTCGCGCTGCGTGGTGATCGGGGACACGAAGTACGACGTCCTCGCCGCGCGCGCCGCCGGCGCGCCTTCGATCGGCGTCCTCACGGGCGCCGGGACGCGCGCGTCGCTCGAGGCCGCGGGCGCCGACCTCGTCGTGCCCGACCTCCGCGCGCTCGACCCAAGCCTTTTCGCCAAGCTCGCGCCTCGCTGA
- a CDS encoding alpha/beta fold hydrolase: MSDDRVVERDEPIACEDGFTIAATRFEPPANAPPRPAVVVDAATAVKRSHYRAFARHLAARGFPVLTFDYRGIGGSRPASLRGFPATMRDWAERDIPAAIRAHRAAHPGRPLAVVGHSAGGWLLGLSPAAREVDAAVLVASQSGWWGHWPRPARWKYALVWHAVLPALVAAFGRAPGWAGLGTDLPAGVAREWAAWCRDPAFVGREPAERREGFRNLAAPVLAYGFEDDDYAPPASVDALLAMFERAEVERRSIAPADLGLEAIGHFGFFRETVGGALWDDVARWIAERAK, from the coding sequence ATGAGCGACGACCGCGTCGTCGAGCGCGACGAGCCGATCGCGTGCGAGGACGGGTTCACGATCGCCGCGACGCGATTCGAGCCTCCCGCGAACGCGCCGCCGCGCCCCGCCGTCGTCGTCGACGCGGCGACGGCCGTGAAGCGCTCCCACTACCGCGCGTTCGCGCGGCACCTCGCCGCGCGCGGCTTTCCCGTCCTCACCTTCGACTATCGCGGGATCGGCGGGTCGCGCCCGGCTTCGCTCCGGGGGTTCCCGGCGACCATGCGGGACTGGGCCGAGCGCGACATCCCCGCCGCGATCCGCGCGCACCGCGCCGCGCACCCGGGTCGGCCTCTCGCGGTCGTCGGCCACAGCGCCGGGGGCTGGCTCCTCGGGCTCTCGCCGGCCGCGCGGGAGGTGGACGCCGCGGTGCTCGTCGCTTCACAGAGCGGCTGGTGGGGCCACTGGCCGCGCCCCGCGCGCTGGAAGTACGCGCTCGTGTGGCACGCCGTCCTCCCGGCCCTCGTCGCGGCGTTCGGACGCGCGCCCGGATGGGCCGGCCTCGGGACCGACCTTCCCGCGGGGGTCGCGCGCGAGTGGGCCGCCTGGTGCCGCGACCCGGCGTTCGTCGGACGCGAGCCCGCGGAGCGCCGCGAGGGCTTCCGGAACCTTGCGGCCCCCGTCCTCGCGTACGGCTTCGAGGACGACGACTACGCCCCGCCCGCGTCCGTCGACGCGCTCCTCGCGATGTTCGAGCGCGCTGAAGTCGAGCGCCGCTCGATCGCGCCCGCCGACCTCGGCCTCGAGGCGATCGGCCATTTCGGATTCTTCCGCGAGACAGTCGGCGGCGCGCTCTGGGACGACGTCGCCCGGTGGATCGCCGAGCGGGCGAAATAG
- a CDS encoding CoA-binding protein — protein MDAREMLATARRIHVIGFSTMPGKDAHEVPRFLIERGYDVVPIHPTATEICGRKAYPTLADAPGPYDLVNVFRPAHETPAIAREAVRLAARALWLQTGIVSAEARAIAQAGGVHYVENACTRVVHRFVQKP, from the coding sequence GTGGACGCCCGCGAGATGCTCGCGACCGCGCGCCGGATCCACGTCATCGGCTTCTCGACGATGCCGGGCAAGGATGCGCACGAGGTGCCTCGCTTCCTGATCGAGCGCGGCTACGACGTGGTCCCGATCCACCCGACCGCGACGGAGATCTGCGGACGGAAAGCCTACCCGACCCTCGCGGACGCGCCGGGGCCGTACGACCTCGTGAACGTCTTCCGTCCCGCGCACGAGACGCCCGCGATCGCCCGCGAGGCGGTCCGCCTCGCCGCGCGCGCCCTCTGGCTCCAGACGGGCATCGTGAGCGCCGAGGCGCGCGCCATCGCGCAGGCGGGCGGCGTCCACTACGTCGAGAACGCGTGCACCCGCGTCGTGCACCGGTTCGTTCAAAAGCCTTAA